A section of the Sulfuricurvum kujiense DSM 16994 genome encodes:
- a CDS encoding helix-turn-helix domain-containing protein, giving the protein MNIFPIRTEEDYDAALTRIDMLMNADMGTPEGDELDILVTLVEAYEAKHYPMPICDPVEAIKFRMEQMGMEPKDLTPIIGSRSKVSEVLNHKRQLSIAMIRNLHVRLHVPYESLIGA; this is encoded by the coding sequence ATGAATATTTTTCCTATTCGAACCGAAGAAGATTATGATGCTGCATTGACGCGTATCGATATGTTAATGAATGCTGATATGGGAACACCTGAAGGGGATGAACTCGATATTCTTGTGACATTGGTTGAGGCGTATGAAGCCAAACATTATCCAATGCCGATTTGTGATCCGGTCGAAGCGATCAAATTCAGAATGGAGCAAATGGGAATGGAGCCTAAAGATCTGACACCGATTATTGGCTCACGTTCAAAAGTATCCGAAGTGCTTAATCATAAACGACAACTCTCTATTGCTATGATTCGTAATCTTCATGTACGATTGCACGTGCCGTATGAGTCCTTAATTGGCGCATAA
- a CDS encoding thioredoxin family protein, translating into MIKLILLVWVMAIGAFAAPIQNDDQFKTAVASMGKENKLVLMIYTTDDCPECAYMKTKVFHDKTVEPYMSRNFVVIEKNVHKSKLPDGYDFFGIPTIFFIDKAGNKKETIVGSKRAQPFLKELHRIRGIK; encoded by the coding sequence ATGATTAAATTGATTCTATTGGTATGGGTAATGGCAATCGGAGCGTTTGCCGCACCGATCCAAAACGACGATCAGTTCAAAACGGCTGTTGCATCGATGGGGAAAGAGAATAAACTGGTATTGATGATCTATACGACCGATGATTGCCCCGAATGTGCTTATATGAAAACAAAGGTCTTTCACGATAAAACGGTAGAACCGTATATGAGCCGAAATTTCGTAGTGATTGAGAAAAACGTCCACAAAAGCAAACTCCCTGATGGGTACGATTTTTTCGGGATTCCGACGATATTTTTTATCGATAAAGCAGGGAATAAGAAAGAGACAATTGTCGGAAGCAAGCGGGCACAACCGTTCTTAAAAGAGTTACACCGTATCCGAGGGATCAAATGA
- a CDS encoding BrnA antitoxin family protein: MREEYDFSQSVQNPYAKRTKKQISLNVDVDTIEYFKELSVKMGLPYQTLINSYLAISQQTG, translated from the coding sequence ATGAGAGAAGAATACGATTTTTCACAATCTGTCCAAAACCCGTATGCGAAACGGACAAAGAAACAGATATCGCTTAATGTTGATGTGGATACCATTGAGTATTTTAAAGAGCTATCGGTAAAAATGGGATTGCCTTATCAAACCCTAATCAACTCATACCTGGCTATTTCTCAACAAACAGGGTAA
- a CDS encoding Tn3 family transposase gives MTTLQILSKEEEKAFNQKPIFNFNQQKFYFSIPKNLLEKIEIDFNQIYFVLLYGYFKATNKFFTDLNDDKNLDYIASDILKISIDTDAVSLTKSTLYRYQQIIKQHLRINEYTYEIKDILVKEAITLANNFTHRKKIFYALVEFSKKLSIEVPSYTELYRIITVAINSQKRDILERLTPFIKDQKLNILDEFLQKDGDYKNRWSLTHYKILEHSTKKAAMMVSLQKFKTIQSKFNILESIFISGGITPKIAQYHAKWIEKSQVFQVKRKKDVESNFLLLSFVYYQYLIRNDNLIDRFISTVQTAKNSSLRSQKEYSFEQEPHKNRVIQSLENANLSTLNDIEAIVKDSDLSAVQKVATIEKLLQQKTLALNEILTEKKVFDTVVECKYDFIESKSVSLQGKLSGILKAIEFDEKASNKNLIEAINYFKNNPTLTNKVPKAFLDEEERIAVFDGDKFKVSLYKILLFFHVSDAIKNGTLNLKYSYRYKNFDDYMIDKDDWIKNKDLLLTKHEMEYLKPFDTFMNTVKDKVEASYKETNHNILNGTNTYFTASDDSYILKTPKLEKDEDEEKNPLAKYFPTEEYLSVIDVLNSIDKETDFLSSFQHYSQSRIKSNHNLLLASILGYGCNLSLSRMGKISKGINENQLDNTKIWYFSEDNTTEANDKIVAYMEKLELVKIVRHHTDINHTSSDGQKYSIASNIDSTNAGHSNKYFGADKGVVTYTFIDESNRLFHSTVINVSERESGYVIDGLLHNETVKSDLHSGDSHSYTELIFGLTNILGFNFGPRIKNFKDQQLYGFFTPKHYHNLGYKLAPKRKINTQIIKESWDDILRFAVTIKERKTTATQLLKRLTSYSRQHKLYTALKEFGKIIKSDFLLNYIDDVKLRQRIEKQLNKIEASNRFSKAVFFGNNQEFTVATTEEQNVANNSKRLIQNAIILWNYLYLTKKLQHSKNSTEKDEILTALKNSSIIHWSHINFYGIYDFTNYSKRVYNLIAIDKEKEFMQPLGLGN, from the coding sequence GTGACAACTTTACAAATTTTATCAAAAGAGGAAGAAAAAGCATTCAATCAAAAACCAATATTTAATTTTAACCAGCAAAAATTTTATTTTTCAATCCCAAAGAATTTACTCGAAAAAATAGAAATCGATTTTAATCAAATTTATTTTGTGCTGCTGTATGGCTATTTCAAAGCAACAAATAAATTCTTCACAGATTTAAATGATGATAAAAATTTAGATTATATTGCCTCCGATATTTTAAAAATATCAATCGATACAGATGCTGTAAGTTTAACAAAAAGTACACTTTATAGATATCAGCAGATCATTAAGCAGCACCTGCGAATTAACGAATACACCTATGAGATAAAAGATATCCTTGTAAAAGAAGCTATCACGTTGGCGAATAATTTTACCCATCGTAAAAAAATCTTTTATGCTCTTGTTGAGTTTTCTAAAAAGCTATCAATCGAAGTGCCGAGTTACACGGAGTTATATCGCATTATCACAGTCGCCATCAATTCTCAAAAAAGAGATATTCTAGAGAGATTAACGCCATTCATTAAAGATCAAAAACTGAATATACTAGATGAATTTTTACAAAAAGATGGAGACTATAAAAACAGATGGAGTCTCACGCACTATAAGATACTGGAGCACTCTACTAAAAAAGCTGCCATGATGGTAAGTCTTCAAAAATTTAAAACGATACAATCAAAATTCAATATCTTGGAGAGTATCTTTATATCGGGAGGAATCACCCCTAAAATAGCCCAGTATCATGCTAAATGGATTGAAAAAAGCCAAGTTTTTCAAGTAAAGCGAAAGAAAGATGTAGAATCTAACTTCTTACTTCTATCATTTGTATATTATCAGTACTTGATCCGTAACGATAATCTCATAGATAGATTTATATCAACGGTGCAGACGGCTAAAAACTCCTCACTTCGTTCCCAAAAAGAGTATAGTTTTGAACAAGAACCTCATAAAAATCGGGTCATACAGTCACTTGAGAATGCAAATCTTTCAACACTAAATGATATTGAAGCTATTGTCAAAGACAGCGATTTAAGTGCTGTTCAAAAAGTAGCTACAATAGAGAAACTTCTTCAGCAAAAGACACTGGCACTCAATGAGATTCTTACAGAGAAAAAAGTTTTCGACACTGTTGTTGAATGCAAGTATGATTTTATAGAGAGCAAGTCAGTATCGCTGCAAGGCAAGCTTTCGGGGATTTTAAAAGCGATTGAGTTTGATGAAAAAGCATCGAATAAAAATCTTATTGAAGCCATTAACTATTTCAAAAACAATCCCACTCTCACCAATAAAGTACCTAAAGCATTTTTAGATGAAGAAGAGCGTATCGCTGTATTTGATGGCGATAAATTTAAAGTCTCACTCTATAAAATATTACTCTTCTTTCATGTAAGCGATGCCATTAAAAATGGAACTCTTAATTTGAAATACTCTTACAGATACAAAAACTTTGATGACTATATGATTGATAAAGATGATTGGATTAAAAATAAAGATCTACTTCTAACGAAGCATGAAATGGAGTATTTAAAACCGTTTGATACCTTTATGAACACCGTCAAAGACAAAGTTGAAGCAAGCTACAAAGAAACAAATCATAATATTTTAAATGGTACAAACACCTATTTTACGGCATCAGACGACTCTTACATCCTCAAAACTCCTAAGCTGGAAAAGGATGAAGATGAAGAAAAAAATCCTCTCGCAAAATATTTCCCAACGGAAGAGTACCTATCCGTGATTGATGTTCTCAATTCAATTGATAAGGAAACAGATTTTTTATCATCATTTCAACACTACTCTCAAAGTCGCATTAAAAGCAATCACAATCTATTACTTGCATCCATACTTGGATATGGATGCAACCTAAGCCTTTCACGGATGGGGAAAATATCAAAAGGCATCAACGAAAACCAGCTTGATAATACCAAAATATGGTACTTTTCAGAGGATAATACGACCGAAGCAAATGACAAAATTGTGGCATATATGGAGAAATTGGAGCTTGTAAAAATAGTAAGACATCACACCGATATCAATCATACTTCAAGTGATGGGCAAAAATACTCCATTGCTTCAAATATCGATTCTACTAATGCAGGACACTCAAACAAATACTTTGGTGCCGACAAAGGAGTTGTCACCTATACTTTTATTGACGAATCAAATCGCCTGTTTCATTCCACTGTTATCAATGTCAGTGAAAGAGAATCGGGGTATGTTATTGATGGACTGTTGCACAATGAGACAGTCAAGAGCGATTTACATTCCGGGGATAGCCACAGCTATACAGAGCTAATATTTGGTTTAACAAATATTCTTGGATTCAATTTTGGTCCAAGAATTAAAAATTTCAAAGATCAACAGCTTTACGGCTTTTTTACACCAAAACACTATCATAATTTAGGTTATAAATTGGCACCTAAAAGAAAAATCAATACTCAAATAATCAAAGAGAGTTGGGATGATATTTTACGGTTTGCCGTAACAATTAAAGAGAGAAAAACAACGGCTACACAGCTCTTAAAAAGGCTCACTTCCTATTCACGACAGCACAAACTATACACTGCGTTGAAAGAATTTGGAAAGATTATAAAATCCGATTTTTTGCTCAATTATATCGATGATGTAAAGCTTCGCCAACGGATAGAAAAGCAGCTCAATAAGATAGAAGCCTCTAATCGATTTTCAAAAGCGGTATTTTTTGGAAACAATCAAGAGTTTACGGTTGCAACTACCGAAGAGCAAAACGTTGCAAATAACTCAAAACGACTTATTCAAAATGCTATAATCCTTTGGAATTATCTTTATCTTACCAAAAAATTACAACATTCTAAAAATAGCACCGAGAAAGATGAAATCCTCACAGCACTTAAAAACAGTTCAATTATTCACTGGAGTCATATTAATTTTTATGGGATTTATGATTTTACCAACTATTCAAAGAGAGTTTACAATTTAATTGCGATTGATAAAGAAAAAGAGTTTATGCAGCCTTTAGGTCTCGGAAATTAA
- a CDS encoding type II toxin-antitoxin system HigB family toxin — protein sequence MRVISKRTLQEFWSSHPDAMSPLAGWYAEAMKASWQSPQDIKSQYQVASFLRDNRVVFNIGGNKYRLIVKINYPYSTVYIRFVGTHAAYDKINAEEI from the coding sequence ATGAGAGTCATCAGCAAACGAACACTACAAGAGTTTTGGAGTAGCCATCCCGATGCTATGAGCCCATTAGCAGGCTGGTATGCAGAGGCGATGAAAGCTTCTTGGCAATCTCCTCAGGATATAAAGTCTCAGTATCAAGTTGCCAGTTTTCTACGAGATAATCGTGTAGTGTTCAATATAGGTGGAAATAAGTACCGACTGATCGTAAAGATCAATTATCCCTACAGTACGGTATATATCCGATTTGTCGGAACCCATGCCGCGTATGACAAAATAAACGCAGAGGAGATTTAA
- a CDS encoding MFS transporter: MKKINKNIIALGINSFFTDFSTEMVLPLLPIFLEHFLHATKGEIGLIEGSAEMGVALLIALSGFYSDRAGKRKGLTIIGYGLSNIIKPFAFFAQSATMIATIRIADRVGKGIRSAPRDALISANTQKEVSGFIFGFHKMMDSVGAVAGSLSAFVLLWFLGQSEATFRTIFALSLIPGIISLAILVLFVTDAPFTPSPLRKFRPKALSTPFYWLVGFQSIFSLFAMNYSFMILKAGDNGMALAMIPLAYTLYNLILSVFAIPIGEMADRFGKITLLSIVYLAFGLGAFAMSSGTILGAWLGFAIYGFFAGGFNSLAKAIISDTAPLELKATAYGVYYTSIGAATLISLTVSGWLWDHYGSFLPFIIASSVAIGLAGALFGMRNKFSQ; encoded by the coding sequence GTGAAAAAAATCAATAAAAATATCATCGCTTTGGGAATCAACAGCTTTTTTACTGACTTTTCAACCGAAATGGTCTTGCCTCTCTTGCCGATATTTTTGGAGCATTTTTTACACGCAACAAAAGGTGAGATTGGATTGATTGAAGGGTCTGCAGAAATGGGTGTTGCGTTACTTATCGCGCTATCCGGCTTTTATTCTGATCGGGCTGGAAAGCGTAAAGGGCTTACCATTATCGGATATGGTTTATCTAACATTATCAAGCCGTTTGCTTTTTTTGCCCAAAGTGCTACAATGATTGCAACAATCCGTATTGCTGACCGAGTAGGTAAAGGGATCCGGTCTGCACCTCGTGATGCCCTTATCAGTGCCAACACTCAGAAAGAGGTAAGCGGTTTTATTTTTGGGTTTCATAAAATGATGGACAGCGTTGGAGCTGTTGCAGGCTCATTGAGCGCTTTTGTATTATTGTGGTTTTTGGGACAGAGTGAAGCTACATTTCGGACTATTTTCGCTCTTAGCCTCATCCCAGGTATTATTTCTCTAGCGATTCTTGTATTATTTGTAACAGATGCTCCGTTCACCCCTTCACCATTACGAAAATTCCGTCCAAAAGCACTGAGTACACCGTTTTATTGGTTAGTCGGTTTTCAAAGCATCTTTAGTCTCTTCGCTATGAATTATTCGTTTATGATCCTCAAAGCGGGAGATAATGGTATGGCCCTAGCTATGATTCCATTAGCGTACACCCTCTATAATCTTATCTTATCAGTTTTTGCTATACCGATTGGTGAAATGGCAGACCGTTTCGGAAAAATTACGCTATTGTCTATCGTCTATTTAGCATTTGGTTTGGGAGCTTTTGCCATGTCATCAGGAACGATTTTGGGTGCATGGCTTGGATTTGCCATTTACGGATTTTTTGCCGGAGGATTTAACTCATTAGCAAAAGCAATTATCTCCGATACCGCACCGCTTGAGCTAAAAGCAACTGCCTATGGGGTCTATTATACGTCTATTGGAGCAGCTACCCTCATATCGTTAACTGTTAGTGGTTGGTTATGGGATCATTATGGAAGTTTTTTACCTTTTATAATTGCATCAAGTGTGGCTATAGGTTTAGCGGGCGCGTTATTCGGAATGCGAAACAAGTTTTCGCAGTAA
- a CDS encoding TetR/AcrR family transcriptional regulator: MAYHHKNLKESLVETAFEIVDKEGLKVLTLRELSIRLNISRSAIYRHYDNKEALILDVMDKGYKQLNLVLAPILQDKTHSIAKRFEMMLGEYLNIAMEQPNLYRLLFGNKYHKEYEKSHGHKDENHLMGLHPLISLLVDAQETEGIVLENPMLQLTIIWASVHGLALFLVDGNLLIKSNKEAINEYLKNVLLKVLKGL, encoded by the coding sequence TTGGCCTACCACCATAAAAATCTCAAAGAGTCATTAGTAGAAACAGCATTCGAGATAGTTGATAAAGAAGGGTTAAAAGTACTAACACTGCGCGAATTATCCATTCGGCTGAACATATCAAGGTCAGCTATATATCGTCATTATGATAATAAGGAAGCACTAATTTTAGATGTTATGGATAAAGGGTATAAACAACTTAATTTGGTATTAGCTCCTATCTTACAAGATAAAACTCATAGTATTGCAAAGCGTTTTGAAATGATGTTGGGGGAGTATCTCAATATTGCGATGGAGCAACCAAACCTTTACCGTTTACTGTTCGGAAATAAATATCATAAAGAGTATGAAAAATCACATGGCCATAAAGATGAAAATCACCTAATGGGCTTGCACCCCCTCATAAGTCTTCTCGTAGATGCCCAAGAAACTGAGGGTATCGTATTAGAAAATCCAATGCTTCAGCTGACAATAATATGGGCTTCTGTCCATGGTCTTGCATTATTCTTAGTTGATGGAAATTTATTGATAAAGTCGAACAAGGAAGCAATTAATGAATACTTGAAAAATGTATTGTTAAAAGTCTTAAAGGGGTTGTAA
- a CDS encoding sensor domain-containing diguanylate cyclase gives MIPIDSLPINIAIYRYENGNFIFVDFNRQAEKTDNIKREDLVGKNLEKVFPGVRAFGFLDVLERVYTTGEPEHFEAGYYKDEIREGWRVNDVSRLDNGHIMAVYKDVTQEVQNKYSLESLGNLIDKNLNEIYIFHPETLTFCYANGSALHNIGYTIEELSRMTPPDIKPEYSIEKFRKLIQPLRDGIIPLLSIETKHRRKDGTEYDVEARIQKMLYLGKEHFVVNIIDITDRIRDQQEMLKLHRIIEQSDDLIMITDSNGVIEYINNAYVNLTGWKKEKFIKAKPSFFKSGMHSDMFYKEIWKIILSGKTYKGIIQNRKKDGSLYWEEKTITPIKLTGETITHFISTGKDITEQIKLKEALEENELLFRTLTESALAGIFLYRETFLYANEAFVKMTGYSLNDLKKMTAMELVAPQEQAFIQERVSARLKGELQDQIVYQDLKMVTRTGEVRWLYITISTVKFRGEWTGLGTAMDMTERKEMEKKLEYVAQTDALTGLYNRLRFDDIVQREIAFGKRQDTPLSVIYMDIDFFKKINDTCGHDVGDIILKEIAFIIRDILRASDYPFRWGGEEFIILCPSTTLQEIKVLAERLRERIAENNFSVYTKVTVSIGLTQYHNDESVDEMIKRADLALYQAKENGRNRSIYGS, from the coding sequence TTGATTCCTATCGATTCTTTACCTATAAATATTGCAATCTACCGTTATGAGAATGGTAATTTTATTTTTGTCGATTTTAATCGTCAAGCTGAAAAGACTGATAACATTAAACGTGAAGATCTTGTAGGAAAAAATCTGGAAAAAGTTTTTCCGGGGGTCAGAGCGTTTGGTTTTCTTGATGTACTTGAACGTGTCTATACAACAGGTGAACCTGAACATTTTGAGGCTGGTTATTACAAGGATGAGATACGAGAAGGATGGCGGGTTAATGATGTGTCACGTTTGGACAACGGGCATATTATGGCTGTTTATAAGGATGTTACACAAGAAGTACAAAACAAATATTCTCTCGAATCTTTGGGAAATTTGATCGATAAAAATCTTAATGAAATCTACATTTTTCATCCGGAAACATTGACATTCTGCTATGCCAATGGAAGTGCCTTGCATAATATAGGATATACCATAGAGGAACTCTCACGGATGACTCCTCCTGATATTAAACCAGAATATAGCATCGAAAAATTTCGTAAACTTATTCAGCCGCTTCGTGATGGAATAATACCGCTGTTAAGTATAGAGACAAAACATCGCCGTAAAGATGGGACAGAATATGATGTGGAAGCGCGTATACAAAAAATGCTCTATCTCGGTAAAGAGCATTTTGTCGTAAATATTATAGACATTACCGATCGAATCAGAGATCAGCAGGAGATGCTGAAACTTCATCGCATTATCGAACAAAGTGATGATCTTATTATGATTACAGATTCCAATGGGGTGATTGAGTATATCAACAATGCCTATGTAAACTTGACAGGATGGAAAAAAGAGAAATTTATAAAAGCAAAACCTTCCTTCTTCAAGTCGGGTATGCATTCTGATATGTTTTATAAAGAAATTTGGAAAATTATTTTATCAGGAAAAACATATAAAGGGATAATTCAAAATCGAAAGAAGGATGGTTCCCTTTACTGGGAAGAGAAAACGATTACCCCGATAAAACTTACGGGAGAGACTATAACTCATTTTATCTCGACAGGAAAAGATATTACCGAACAGATAAAACTTAAAGAAGCTCTTGAAGAAAATGAATTGCTTTTTAGAACTCTTACGGAAAGTGCCTTAGCGGGTATTTTTCTGTATCGGGAAACCTTTCTCTATGCCAATGAAGCATTTGTAAAAATGACTGGATACAGTTTAAATGACCTAAAAAAAATGACAGCGATGGAACTTGTTGCACCCCAAGAACAAGCGTTTATACAAGAACGCGTGAGCGCTAGATTAAAAGGGGAATTACAAGATCAAATCGTTTACCAAGATTTGAAAATGGTGACAAGAACCGGGGAAGTACGATGGCTCTATATTACTATTTCGACAGTAAAATTTCGAGGAGAATGGACCGGACTTGGAACTGCTATGGATATGACAGAGCGTAAAGAGATGGAAAAGAAACTTGAATATGTAGCACAGACGGATGCTTTAACAGGTTTATATAATCGCCTTAGATTTGATGATATTGTTCAGCGTGAAATTGCTTTCGGAAAACGTCAAGATACACCTCTTTCCGTTATTTATATGGATATTGATTTTTTCAAGAAGATTAACGATACCTGCGGTCATGATGTCGGAGACATCATTCTGAAAGAAATCGCCTTTATCATCCGAGATATATTACGTGCAAGTGATTACCCGTTTCGTTGGGGTGGTGAGGAATTTATAATACTTTGCCCGAGTACGACACTCCAAGAAATTAAAGTCTTAGCCGAGCGGTTACGTGAAAGAATTGCAGAGAATAATTTTTCAGTTTATACAAAAGTAACGGTAAGTATTGGACTCACACAGTATCACAATGATGAATCAGTCGATGAAATGATAAAAAGAGCAGATCTGGCACTTTACCAAGCCAAAGAGAATGGGCGTAATAGATCAATTTATGGTTCTTAG
- a CDS encoding pentapeptide repeat-containing protein produces MRTLLLAVVLGISLHAYDAAHLKKALEEKECIGCDLRGANLSKNDFSGGDFHGSNLSYADLSGSMFEMGDFNDCNLSGANVEGALFWKGTMKRSDLTHIRARGANFKGTHLEQSNLSFADLRETKSWKANFSDVLLYKTDFTNAELGDAKFIRNDLRLAKMKNTLLWQTRFSDTVMNKVQCVYAKKEEALLDANVTCR; encoded by the coding sequence ATGAGGACTCTTTTATTAGCAGTTGTTTTAGGGATTTCTTTACATGCTTACGATGCAGCGCACCTGAAAAAAGCGTTGGAAGAGAAAGAGTGTATCGGATGTGATCTACGGGGTGCGAATCTCAGTAAAAATGATTTTAGCGGCGGCGATTTTCACGGCAGCAATCTCAGTTATGCCGATCTGAGCGGAAGTATGTTCGAGATGGGGGATTTCAATGATTGCAATCTCAGCGGTGCAAATGTTGAGGGGGCACTCTTTTGGAAGGGGACTATGAAACGCTCCGACCTTACCCATATCCGTGCACGCGGGGCAAATTTCAAAGGGACGCATTTGGAACAGAGTAATCTGAGTTTTGCCGATCTTCGAGAGACTAAAAGCTGGAAAGCCAATTTTTCGGATGTTCTCCTGTATAAAACCGATTTTACGAATGCAGAGTTAGGCGATGCCAAGTTTATTCGTAATGATTTACGCTTGGCCAAAATGAAAAACACACTGTTATGGCAGACCCGTTTCAGTGATACCGTGATGAATAAAGTACAATGTGTCTATGCCAAAAAAGAAGAGGCGCTTTTGGACGCCAATGTGACGTGCCGTTAA
- the nadS gene encoding NadS family protein: MMEDAMFNDLLASVGEAKEILGKTKKPSRSFMIDEPDAKSIRARLKMTQDEFAGLLNISVNTLRNWEQSRRKPEGPARVLLGIAATHPEVFAH, encoded by the coding sequence ATGATGGAAGATGCAATGTTTAATGACTTGCTTGCAAGTGTTGGTGAAGCAAAAGAGATTCTTGGTAAGACAAAAAAACCATCACGTTCATTTATGATCGATGAACCGGATGCCAAGTCTATACGAGCTCGTTTAAAAATGACACAAGATGAATTTGCAGGACTTTTAAATATTAGTGTAAATACACTAAGAAACTGGGAACAATCACGTCGTAAACCAGAAGGTCCGGCTCGTGTATTACTAGGAATTGCAGCTACTCATCCGGAAGTATTTGCTCACTAA
- a CDS encoding type II toxin-antitoxin system RelE/ParE family toxin: MEIAETTIFTREITRILSDEEYKELQTFLVEHPKSGAVIKGSGGLRKIRWSIKNSGKSGGIRNIYYYHEENSLILMIYVYEKSKTSDLSPKQIEMLRKTFMGGL, encoded by the coding sequence ATGGAAATAGCCGAAACTACGATCTTTACCCGTGAAATCACCCGTATTCTCTCTGATGAGGAATACAAAGAGCTTCAAACTTTTTTGGTGGAACACCCTAAAAGCGGAGCGGTGATCAAAGGATCAGGGGGTTTGCGTAAAATTCGATGGTCTATTAAAAACAGCGGTAAAAGTGGTGGTATCCGAAATATCTACTACTATCATGAGGAAAATAGTCTTATCCTTATGATCTATGTGTATGAAAAAAGTAAAACATCCGATTTATCCCCAAAACAAATCGAGATGCTCAGAAAAACTTTCATGGGAGGCTTATGA
- a CDS encoding GGDEF domain-containing protein, producing MRNLVEEHSRITDEVKKRIEPIKIVFPAQYSKIYAQIAHSHEIDLQPDQLLTREMLDEKMVRHITTLSVCTSDAIDAMRNKDEALLDEIVLKTQQLQEEIQELRKIIYEDALTQSYNRKWFEDELLDIAKLRLRDSGTLVMIDLNKFKEINDTYGHVVGDKVLSLVANKLRETGGRVVRYGGDEFIVVFDKTLSHVQVKSKIESILSYFQKVHFKVGEYSFKIDFAFGMSSFTHDAEVLTVIESADKAMYRNKKK from the coding sequence GTGAGAAATTTAGTCGAAGAACATTCCCGTATTACCGATGAAGTCAAAAAAAGAATTGAACCTATAAAAATCGTTTTTCCTGCTCAATACAGCAAAATATATGCGCAGATAGCGCATTCACATGAGATTGATCTTCAACCGGATCAACTGCTAACCCGTGAAATGCTCGATGAAAAAATGGTTCGGCATATAACGACGTTATCGGTGTGTACGTCTGACGCAATAGACGCTATGAGAAATAAAGATGAAGCTCTCTTAGATGAGATAGTACTAAAAACACAACAGCTTCAAGAAGAGATTCAGGAACTTCGAAAAATTATCTATGAAGATGCTCTTACGCAAAGCTACAATCGAAAATGGTTTGAAGATGAACTGCTTGACATAGCTAAACTTCGGCTTCGAGACAGCGGAACATTAGTGATGATCGATCTGAATAAGTTTAAAGAGATCAATGATACTTACGGTCATGTTGTTGGTGATAAAGTGCTATCGCTGGTAGCGAATAAACTGCGTGAAACCGGAGGTCGGGTTGTTCGCTATGGAGGAGATGAATTTATTGTCGTGTTTGACAAAACACTTTCTCATGTGCAGGTAAAAAGCAAAATAGAATCCATTCTAAGCTACTTTCAAAAAGTCCATTTTAAAGTCGGAGAATACTCATTTAAAATCGATTTTGCATTTGGAATGTCCTCTTTCACACATGATGCGGAGGTATTGACGGTTATTGAATCGGCGGATAAAGCGATGTATCGGAATAAAAAAAAGTAG
- a CDS encoding recombinase family protein produces MLIGYARVSKSDDSQVLDLQIDALLQAGVNQESIYTDKISGIKDERPGLENCLKALREEDILVVWKLDRLGRNLKHLINTIDDLNKRNIGFKVLSGQGVNIDTTTSAGKMMFSIFGAFAEFERDLIRERTIAGLQAARARGRKGGRKFNLTKSQVRLAEASMKNRDTSVKELCAELGITRPTLYKYIGPNGELRDFAKRVLEITN; encoded by the coding sequence ATGCTTATCGGTTATGCAAGAGTTTCAAAATCTGATGACTCTCAAGTTTTAGATTTACAAATCGATGCACTTCTCCAAGCGGGTGTAAATCAAGAAAGTATTTACACCGATAAAATTTCAGGGATCAAAGACGAAAGACCCGGCTTGGAAAATTGCTTGAAAGCTTTACGAGAAGAAGATATTTTAGTTGTCTGGAAGCTTGACCGTCTTGGCAGAAATCTCAAGCATCTTATCAATACTATTGATGATTTAAACAAAAGAAATATAGGATTTAAAGTTTTAAGCGGACAAGGTGTTAATATTGATACAACCACTTCTGCCGGAAAAATGATGTTCTCAATTTTTGGTGCTTTTGCAGAATTTGAGAGAGACTTAATCAGAGAAAGAACAATAGCCGGACTTCAAGCTGCAAGAGCAAGAGGAAGAAAAGGTGGAAGAAAGTTTAACCTTACCAAGTCACAAGTAAGATTAGCGGAAGCAAGTATGAAAAATAGAGATACCAGTGTAAAAGAACTTTGTGCTGAGTTGGGGATTACAAGGCCTACTCTTTATAAATATATTGGACCGAATGGGGAGCTAAGAGATTTTGCCAAGAGAGTGCTAGAAATCACTAATTAA